AGGATCGAGCCCGGTGCGATGGGCCGGGTCTCGCTGCCGATGCGCATGGTGCCCGAGCCGCGCAGCATGACCACGAACAGGTCGTGGCTGTCGTGCCGGTGGGGCTGCTCGCGGTCGACGATCCAGACCAGGTGGTGACTCGAGGCCGCGTCGCGGCCGAGCTCGGTCACCTGGAAGGTCTTGCCCGCCTCGAGCGGGTGCTCGGCCAGGAGTGACTCGAGCGGCCGGGTCACGCGGCCGGTCGGGAACAGGGCGTCGAGCGTGCCGGTCAGCGGGGCGGGCGGTGCGGTGCCAAGACCCAGAAGCACGGCGACGAGCGCGGATCGCATCACGGTTCGACTCCTTCCTGGCTGATCTGCTCCAGCTCCAGGCGCGCCGTCTCGGGCACGAGCAAGACGCCCGCTGCCGCGAGGACGGTAGCGAGCGAGATCAGCGGAATCACCAGTGACTGGTCGCTGCCGAGCCAGCCCATGGCACGCGCGTAGAGGAAGGAGCTGGTCACGGTGCCCAGCGCACTCATCATCGAGAGCAGCCCGCCCGCCGCGCCGCGCGAATGGGTCGGGAAGAGCTCGGTCATGAGCGCGCGCTGCATCACGCCCCCGGCCATGTTCAGGAACACCATGGCCGTCCAGGGCAGCGCGACCAGCGCCCCCGGGCCGGCATAGAACGCTGCGGCGAAGAGCGGAAACGCCAGGAGCGCGACGAGCATGACCACGCGCCGCCCGTGGCGGTCGGCGAGCCGGCCCGCGGCCGGATTCCCGACGATTCCGAATGCGCCGAAGAAGATCGACATGGCCCCGAACGCGCCCGGGCTCCAGCCCCGCATCGTCTGCAGGAACTCCGAGATCAGCAGGAACGGGACGCTCGTCCCGAAGCTCGAGAGACCTCCGATCCAGGCGATCGCGAGCGCGCGGCGCGGATGCTGGCGCACGAGCGCGGCGATCGGGCGGAAGCTCCCGGCGAGCGCCGCAGCGAAGCCGTCCGACGCGAGCTCCGTCCCGCGCATGCGCGTGAACCGGCCCGTCTCGCGGACTCCCCGCCGCAGCCACGGGAAGAGCACGAGCGGTGCGATCCCCATGAGATAGAGCGAGCGCCAGCCCAGCGGCAGGTGATTCACGAAGCCGTACAGGAGCGCGCCCAGCCCGAAGCCGATCGCCGAGACGCCCGACATCATGCCGATGCCCCAGCCGCGCAGCTCCGCCGGGAACTCCTCGGTCACGATCACGACCGTGAGCACCGCGGAGGTGATCAGAAAGGTGCGCGTGCAGAACTGGAACACGACGAACTGAGTCGCGCTCTGACTGCTGGCGGTGAGGATCGAGCCCAGGCTCATGCACACCACCGACAGGAGGAGGAGCCGCCTCCTCCCGATGCGGTCGGCGAGCGGGACGAGCAGGAAGGCGGGCAGGGCGCCGCACGTCACCAGGCTGATGAAGTCGCCTTGCTGCGACTTGGAGAGCCCGAACGTCACGGCGAGCTGGTGCAGCGCGTTGCCGAACACCGAGATGTCGTAGCTCTCGAAGAACAGCACGAAGGTGAGCACGCCCAGCAGGCGCAGGTGCTCGGGCGAGAGACTCTCCGGCACGCCGCCCAGGAACGGCGGGATCCACCAGGGGTTCTGGCGAATCGAGCGAAATCCCGAAGGACGGGCGCCGCTCGCCTCGGGCTCGCTGCGTCGGGCCGGCTCCGGGCTCATCGACTCACTCCCCGCAGCGCGCCCTCGACGCAGGCCACCGTCTCGCGCAGATACGCGCGCTCGTGGCGGCCGCCGCCTTCGGCGAAGCACGCGACCAGCGCCGCCTCGACCAGCGCGAACACGAGCTCGGCCGCGATCTCGGGCTCGAGCGGGCGCACGCGGCCCTCGCGGCTCCACTCGGCGAACGCGCGTGCCAACGGGGCCACGATGGCCTCCCGGGAGGCGCGGCGCGTGCCGGCGTCGGCGCTGATCCAGAGCAGCCGCGACAGCTCGCCGTGCTCGCGCACGTAGGCGAACGCAGCCCGCAGCATGGCCTCCGCCGAAGGCTTCGCGCCGGCCGGCGCCTCCGTGAACATGGCCTCGGCCAGCCCCTGCCCGTAGTCCGCGGCGGCCGCCTCGAGCAAGCCGGCCTTCGACCCGAAGTGGTGGAACACGATCCCCTCCGAGACGCCCGCGCGGCGGGCGACGTCGGCGGTGGTGGTCGTGGCGAAGCCGCGGCTGGCGAACAGCTCGCGCGCCGTCGCGATCAGGAGCGCGCGCTTCTGCTGGGGGTCGCGGGTACGGGGCCGTGCGCGTGCCGCGCTGCGGGACGTTTTCACCAGCGGACCTCCCTATTGAGTCCGGCTCGATCTTATTCGAGTGGCACTCAATAGATCAAATCGAACGATCGCAGGCGGATCGGTTGACCCGCCGTTAAGGGAAGTGCTAGCCAGAGGTCCGACGAGCCCATGACGCAGACCCGCCGCACGCCCGAGCCCGCCCCGACCGATGGTCGCGTGGGCACCCTACCCACGCTCCAGCGCGGCCCCGTGCGCGCAGTGACCGCGGCGGCGCTGTTCGACGGCCACGACGCCTCGATCAACATCATGCGGCGGCTGCTGCAGGCGCAAGGCGCCGAGGTGATCCACCTGGGCCACGATCGCTCGGTCGAAGACGTGGTGACCGCGGCGCTCCAGGAAGACGCCGACGTCGTCGCCGTCTCCTCGTACCAGGGCGGACACGTGGAGTTCTTCGGCTATCTCGTCGACCGCCTGCGCGAAGCCGGGGCGGGACACATCCGCGTGTACGGCGGCGGCGGCGGCGTGATCAGCCCCGAAGAGGTGCGCGACCTGCACGCGCGCGGAGTGACTCGCATCTTCCGGCCCGAGGACGGCCAGAAGATCGGGCTCGAAGGCATGATCCGCGAGGTGCTCGCCGGAGGGCTCGCGCGGCCCGAGGTGCGGGCGGAGCAGGAGCTCGCGCGCCTGTCGGTGGAGTCCAGCACCGCGATCGCGCGGCTGATCTCGCACTTCGAAGCGGCCTCCGGCTCCGAGGACCCGGCGCTCGACGCCCTGCGCAAGCGCATGGAGTCACGCCGCCGCGGGACACCGGCTCCCGTGGTCGGCTTCACGGGCACCGGCGGCGCGGGCAAGTCGAGCCTGGTCGACGAGCTGGTGCGCCGCTTCCGGCTCACCCACCCCGACCGGTCCGTGGGCGTGTTGTCGGTCGATCCCACGCGTCGCCGCAGCGGCGGGGCTCTCCTGGGCGACCGCCTGCGCATGAACGCGATCCACGCGCCGCAGGTGTTCGTGCGCTCGCTCGCCACGCGCCGCGCCCACCTCGCGCTGTCGGGCGCGGTGGCCGACGGCGTGCGCGTGCTGCAGGCCGCGAACTTCGACCTGATCCTGGTCGAGACCGCGGGCATCGGCCAGAGTGACTCCGAGATCGTCGACCTGGCCG
The DNA window shown above is from Myxococcota bacterium and carries:
- a CDS encoding MFS transporter, with protein sequence MSPEPARRSEPEASGARPSGFRSIRQNPWWIPPFLGGVPESLSPEHLRLLGVLTFVLFFESYDISVFGNALHQLAVTFGLSKSQQGDFISLVTCGALPAFLLVPLADRIGRRRLLLLSVVCMSLGSILTASSQSATQFVVFQFCTRTFLITSAVLTVVIVTEEFPAELRGWGIGMMSGVSAIGFGLGALLYGFVNHLPLGWRSLYLMGIAPLVLFPWLRRGVRETGRFTRMRGTELASDGFAAALAGSFRPIAALVRQHPRRALAIAWIGGLSSFGTSVPFLLISEFLQTMRGWSPGAFGAMSIFFGAFGIVGNPAAGRLADRHGRRVVMLVALLAFPLFAAAFYAGPGALVALPWTAMVFLNMAGGVMQRALMTELFPTHSRGAAGGLLSMMSALGTVTSSFLYARAMGWLGSDQSLVIPLISLATVLAAAGVLLVPETARLELEQISQEGVEP
- a CDS encoding TetR/AcrR family transcriptional regulator, translating into MKTSRSAARARPRTRDPQQKRALLIATARELFASRGFATTTTADVARRAGVSEGIVFHHFGSKAGLLEAAAADYGQGLAEAMFTEAPAGAKPSAEAMLRAAFAYVREHGELSRLLWISADAGTRRASREAIVAPLARAFAEWSREGRVRPLEPEIAAELVFALVEAALVACFAEGGGRHERAYLRETVACVEGALRGVSR